The following nucleotide sequence is from SAR324 cluster bacterium.
TTGAACCAAATTTTTTAATGCTGGTGGTTTTTCCCCTCACGACCCTGGCACTGACTGGAGTTTGGCTGGTGCTTATTCGTGCTTGCTCCAATTCTGAAAAACCTGTCCGTTTCAGTAAAATTCCCATTGGGGTGTTATTGATCCTGACTCCTGTGTTTCACAACAATGTACGGTTGAGTCAGGGAAATTTTCTTCCGGGAGCCAATTTCTGGTTTTCCTTGACCATGTCCTTGAACAATATGTTTAGCAATCAGGGCAATATCCGTGTGCTTCAGGTACGTCTGATTCCCCAATTACCGCAAATTCCAGAAAGGCCCAAATTCAATGTAGTCTTTCTGTTTAATGAAAGCTTGCGCGCGCAAAGCTGTTCGCTCTATGGATATCCCAGAAAAACAACACCCAACCAGGACAAATTCCTTCTTGAAAAATATCCGGAAAATTCATTTGTTTTTGAGAGAGCCTATTCCAACAGCACCAACACACATTTATCCTATCCCGCAACTTTATCGGGAATTCATCCCGGGCAATCCCATCAAAAACTGCATGGTGTTCCATTGTTTTTTGAATACGCTAAAATGTTTCCTGACCTCAAAAGTTTCTTGATCGCCAGCCATTCCTACGACTATGGCAACTTCAAACTGTTTGTGCAGTCGCCTCATCTTGATAAGCTTTGGTTTCGCGAACTGGGAAAAAAACCCGCCTTCAACAATTTGGGCGCCGATGACCAGTTTATTCATGATGAATTTGTAAAGTTTCTGGATCAAACAGATCTCAAGGCCAATCATATTTTGGGAGTTCTCCATTTTAACGGAACCCACTATCCCTTCACTGTCCGCAAAGAATCAGAAGTCTGGAATCCATTACAATTCAATGGCAGGGAACGTACTATGACAGAGTATGATAATGCCATTCATTACGTGGATCATGTTGTCGGGCAGGTGCTGGATCAACTGGAAAAGCGGGGGATGCTGCAGAATACCATTATCATTTCCAGTGCGGATCATGGAGAAGCCATGGCTGAACATTGGGGGGAGTATGGACACTTGAAACGCTTTTATGATGAAAGTGTTCGGGTTCCGTTCTGGATCTATATCCCTGACGCATTGTTGGCTGAATATCAAAGCATTCTTTCGGTCAATCGAAATATTCCTGTCAATAATATCGATATCATTCCCTCCCTGCAGGATCTGCTGAAAATAAAAGATCGTCCGGAAATCAGTGCTTTGACGCCTGACTTGCAGGGTTTCAGTATTTTTTCACCGCTTCCGGAGGATCGCTATATTGTTCTGCAAAATTCAAATGCCTATTACACCCATCAGTTCTCAAGTCTGGGCATTGTCCATGGAGATCATAAATTTCTGTTTTATATTTCTGGAGAACACACCTCCCTTGAATATTACAACCTCCGTCTTGATCCGCTGGAGCAAAAGAATTTATGGGATCAGGCCTCTCCTGAGGAAGTCAGGAAACTGAAAGCCTTTATCAAACAGGATCGGTATCTGGAAAAATGGGCTCGCCACAGTTTTTTTCCAGACTTGTAAGGAACGTTCAAAAAATAACAATGTGCCCCACGGGACGTACACGTCTGTTAAGTTAAGCCCTGTGAAGTCACTGGCACCAATTCCCCCTTGGTTCAAGGTGGTTAGGGGGATGTAATTCCGAGCTTTAAATCCCTCATGCCCCCTTTGAAAAGGGGGATTTTCTCGAAGGTAATTTCTTAACTTAACCTTGCACGGGAGGTAGGGCACGAGCAAACGGTTACAACTTATTCTTTTGTTGTCCCTTATTTTGTTTCAGGACCAAGAGGTTTGATGGCAACGATCAACGACGGGAGCAGCGTCAAGGCGGCTATCAGGGCGACAACCATGACCAGTCCAGTCAAGGCTCCGAAATAGATGCTGGGAATGAAATTGGACAGGACCAGAATGGAAAACCCGATGATGATGGTCACAGAGGTATAATACATCGCATAGCCAATGCTTTCATGGCACCGGTGCATGGTTGCCAGGTAGTTTCCATCTTTTTTGAACTCAGACTTGAAACGATGGATGTAATGGATGGTATCATCCACAGCAATCCCTACGCTGATAGACGCGATGGTGATGGTCATCATGTCCAATGGAATACCAACCCACCCCATGAAGCCCAGAATAACTCCGATGGACAGAATATTGGGGGAAATCGCAATCACAGCCAGTTTGAAGGACTGGAACAAAATCATGAACATCACCATCAAGGACACAACCACCACCCCTAAGGTCAGAATCTGTGACGAAAACAGGCTTTGCAGCATGTTGTTGTATAACACCAACATACTTGCCATGTGGATATTTTTGTCAGAAAATCCCAGTTTTCCTGTGAGGTCATCATGGATTCTGTGCAGAAGTTCGTTCCGTCTCAGATCAGGATCAGAATCGCGAACACGGACAGAAAACCGGACTTCGTTGTGTTCCACTGAAACATAGGGACTCAACACAATTTTCCGGAATTTTTCAGGCAATTCATTGTAAATCAATGCCAGTTTGAAATTATCCAGAGGTTCGCCATCATTCAGGGTTTTACCAACTTTGAGCATGGTTCCCATCGAGAGCACCTTGCCGATTTCAGGCACACTTTCCAGATAGTCGTGAATTTTTTCCACCTGCTGCATTTTTTCCTCGGTGAACCAGTATTGCGCCTCACCTTTAGATTCTTCAAATTCAGCTTCAAATTCATCAAAATCACTCGTGTTGTCTGAGCCATCACTTGTGACAGGTTGTGTGACCGCAGGCGTTTCAACTGTTTCAAATTCAAGGACAATATCCAGTGGTGTGGTTCCACCCAACTGCTGGTCGATGACTTTCATTCCCTGATAAATTTCGGTGGTGGGTTTGAAATAATCAATGAAACTGTTTTCCACACGAAGCTTTAAGATGCCCACAATGCATACAA
It contains:
- a CDS encoding sulfatase-like hydrolase/transferase; this translates as MIPTKANQYLWGFISILAVIDLIIRRQNLVFWSLMEWGFYLLSILFAGCCALVMRTALLKWCGNRKKLLIGALLVLNGIIAFVDLGSYQFYDMFKNFPNITSIRFVLEETGEFLTYIEPNFLMLVVFPLTTLALTGVWLVLIRACSNSEKPVRFSKIPIGVLLILTPVFHNNVRLSQGNFLPGANFWFSLTMSLNNMFSNQGNIRVLQVRLIPQLPQIPERPKFNVVFLFNESLRAQSCSLYGYPRKTTPNQDKFLLEKYPENSFVFERAYSNSTNTHLSYPATLSGIHPGQSHQKLHGVPLFFEYAKMFPDLKSFLIASHSYDYGNFKLFVQSPHLDKLWFRELGKKPAFNNLGADDQFIHDEFVKFLDQTDLKANHILGVLHFNGTHYPFTVRKESEVWNPLQFNGRERTMTEYDNAIHYVDHVVGQVLDQLEKRGMLQNTIIISSADHGEAMAEHWGEYGHLKRFYDESVRVPFWIYIPDALLAEYQSILSVNRNIPVNNIDIIPSLQDLLKIKDRPEISALTPDLQGFSIFSPLPEDRYIVLQNSNAYYTHQFSSLGIVHGDHKFLFYISGEHTSLEYYNLRLDPLEQKNLWDQASPEEVRKLKAFIKQDRYLEKWARHSFFPDL